One window from the genome of Cyclobacterium amurskyense encodes:
- a CDS encoding SLBB domain-containing protein yields MSDIGVSNVAKLYGHQKKLDMISPRPMSRFRFRYVMFFLMVMLSINALPQSIEDISSIKVDDLSDQQLQQLVDRASQAGLSEAELLQMAQLRGVPTSEIEKLRERLSGMVLMDGQGIGTSSSSSSRNPRRQLDFNEITRGMIPPQSDLEQMDIDQLPYFGMDLFYNKNRRLTFEPNLNLATPRNYVLGPGDQVLIDVYGQSETYYETPVTPEGQILLENIGPISVSGLSLDEATKVIRNRLSVFYTGLKGNNPNTFLQVNLGNIRTIKVNLVGEVRLPGTFTISAFSNVFNALYAAGGPNANGSMRKVKLVRNQKEIAEIDLYDFLINGDPGVNVTLQDQDIILVPPYLARVSLEGAVKRPKVFEIRGEETFADVLKFAGGFTDRAFKEKVGVTRMTNKEKAVSDVYSDQFSMFLVKGGDHYKVGEILDRYTNRVQVKGAVFRPGNYAFEEGLSLTKLIEKSEGLRGEAFLKRVTILRTKEDLSTRMIQVNLGDIMEGTAPDIPIAREDVVHVPSIYEIKEEVYVKVSGEVLVPGTYAYSEDMTSEDLILMAGGLKESASKEDIEIARRVSGQGGREYAEIIPIAMGEDLGLSENPKTLLPFDHLIVRRKTNFSLERIVKIEGQVKAPGEFAITQAEERISSLIQRSGGLTAFAYPKGATLIRRTEFFKNQSETVRNNNNLLNLLERLNKDNVEPSEAQRQMIDRINRYLFGSNDSAEVEMDQSVIEARERLLNDISATREGINPIQLRETEAVAINLEAILANPGSKYDLILEEGDILSVPRELQTVRLRGDVIYPTTIRFENFRGLNYYINKAGGFNVRAKRKRTYVIYANGEVARTKNYLFFNAFPKVEPGSEIIVPTKGPKIPIRPGDLVGITTGLATLALVITQIWN; encoded by the coding sequence ATGTCAGATATAGGTGTGAGTAATGTGGCGAAGCTGTATGGCCACCAAAAAAAATTAGATATGATTTCTCCAAGACCAATGAGCCGTTTTAGGTTCCGATATGTGATGTTTTTTCTTATGGTCATGTTGTCTATTAACGCATTGCCTCAATCTATAGAAGACATTTCCTCTATAAAAGTCGATGATCTAAGTGATCAGCAATTGCAACAATTGGTTGATAGAGCTTCTCAAGCGGGGCTTTCTGAAGCAGAGTTGTTGCAAATGGCCCAGCTTAGAGGTGTGCCGACTTCAGAGATTGAAAAGCTAAGAGAACGATTGAGTGGAATGGTGTTAATGGATGGTCAAGGAATAGGGACTTCTTCTTCAAGTAGCTCGAGGAACCCAAGAAGACAATTGGACTTTAATGAAATTACCAGAGGGATGATTCCCCCTCAGAGTGATTTGGAACAAATGGACATTGACCAACTTCCTTATTTCGGAATGGACCTTTTTTATAATAAGAACAGAAGGCTGACTTTTGAACCCAATCTAAATCTTGCCACCCCAAGGAACTATGTTTTAGGGCCTGGAGATCAGGTTTTAATTGATGTTTATGGACAGTCAGAAACCTATTATGAAACACCAGTAACTCCTGAAGGCCAAATCTTGTTGGAGAATATCGGACCTATAAGCGTATCCGGCTTATCACTTGATGAGGCTACTAAAGTAATTAGAAATAGGTTATCCGTATTTTATACAGGATTAAAAGGCAATAACCCCAATACTTTTTTACAAGTCAATTTAGGAAATATAAGAACCATAAAAGTCAACTTGGTAGGAGAAGTCAGGTTGCCAGGTACTTTTACCATAAGTGCTTTTAGCAATGTTTTCAATGCTTTGTATGCCGCAGGTGGTCCAAATGCCAATGGGAGTATGCGAAAAGTGAAATTGGTCAGAAACCAAAAGGAAATTGCCGAAATAGATCTATATGACTTTTTAATAAATGGTGATCCCGGAGTAAATGTTACTTTGCAGGATCAAGATATTATTTTAGTGCCTCCGTATTTGGCAAGAGTTAGTTTAGAAGGTGCAGTGAAGCGTCCGAAAGTTTTCGAAATAAGAGGAGAGGAAACTTTCGCCGATGTGTTGAAATTCGCTGGAGGCTTTACGGATAGGGCCTTTAAAGAGAAAGTTGGAGTGACAAGGATGACCAATAAGGAGAAGGCTGTATCAGATGTCTACAGTGACCAATTTTCAATGTTTTTAGTAAAAGGTGGAGATCATTATAAAGTAGGTGAAATTCTTGATAGGTATACCAACAGGGTTCAGGTGAAAGGAGCTGTATTTAGACCTGGAAACTATGCGTTTGAGGAGGGGCTTTCTCTTACCAAACTAATAGAGAAGTCAGAAGGGCTTAGAGGAGAGGCATTTTTAAAAAGAGTTACCATTTTAAGGACTAAAGAGGATCTAAGTACCCGAATGATTCAAGTTAACCTTGGCGATATAATGGAAGGAACTGCTCCCGATATTCCTATTGCAAGAGAAGATGTGGTTCATGTACCTTCGATTTATGAAATTAAGGAGGAAGTATATGTGAAAGTAAGTGGGGAAGTGTTGGTTCCCGGTACCTATGCTTATTCTGAGGACATGACCTCTGAAGACCTTATACTGATGGCGGGAGGACTGAAAGAATCCGCATCAAAAGAAGATATAGAGATAGCAAGAAGGGTAAGTGGTCAAGGAGGGCGTGAGTATGCCGAAATCATCCCCATTGCTATGGGAGAAGACCTTGGGCTTTCAGAAAATCCCAAAACGTTACTTCCCTTCGATCATTTGATAGTAAGAAGGAAGACCAATTTCAGTCTTGAAAGGATAGTAAAAATTGAGGGACAGGTAAAAGCACCAGGTGAATTTGCTATTACTCAGGCAGAGGAAAGGATTTCCAGTCTGATCCAACGCTCAGGTGGGCTTACAGCATTTGCCTATCCAAAAGGAGCAACACTTATTAGAAGAACGGAGTTTTTCAAAAATCAATCAGAAACCGTAAGAAACAACAACAACTTGCTTAATCTTCTTGAAAGACTAAATAAAGACAATGTGGAACCTAGTGAGGCACAAAGACAGATGATTGATCGGATTAACAGATACCTTTTCGGAAGTAATGATTCGGCAGAAGTTGAGATGGACCAATCTGTTATAGAAGCCAGAGAGAGGTTATTGAATGATATATCTGCTACAAGAGAAGGGATAAACCCAATTCAGTTGAGAGAAACTGAGGCTGTAGCCATCAACCTTGAGGCCATTTTGGCAAATCCAGGTTCTAAATACGATTTGATTTTAGAAGAAGGGGATATATTGAGCGTTCCAAGGGAGTTGCAAACGGTGAGGTTGAGAGGAGATGTAATATACCCTACTACTATTAGGTTTGAGAATTTCAGGGGCTTAAATTATTATATCAATAAGGCCGGA